In Pelosinus sp. IPA-1, a single window of DNA contains:
- a CDS encoding DUF255 domain-containing protein: protein MTYYDPRTKNYDVNSRNTNKSNRLVHGPYLLQYTNNPLDWYPWGAEAFGKHSENRPVFLSVGYS, encoded by the coding sequence ATGACCTATTATGATCCTAGGACTAAAAATTACGACGTTAATAGTCGCAATACTAATAAATCCAATCGTTTAGTTCACGGTCCGTACTTACTCCAATATACCAATAATCCACTAGATTGGTATCCATGGGGAGCAGAAGCGTTCGGAAAGCACAGTGAGAATCGGCCTGTATTTTTGTCCGTGGGCTATTCGTAG
- a CDS encoding antibiotic biosynthesis monooxygenase, with protein MSAISKTPQPPYYAVIFTSVRTEGDNGYDKTANEMVELGFSQAGFLGAESVRDAAGVGITVSYWESLEAIENWKDNARHKIAQKLGQELWYESFATRICKVERLGLFKVDEGEKMISK; from the coding sequence ATGAGTGCAATATCTAAAACTCCTCAGCCTCCTTACTATGCGGTAATATTTACTTCGGTAAGAACTGAAGGTGATAATGGGTACGATAAAACGGCTAATGAAATGGTTGAACTGGGATTTAGTCAGGCAGGTTTTTTAGGGGCGGAAAGTGTCAGAGATGCTGCTGGCGTAGGTATAACTGTATCATATTGGGAATCATTAGAAGCTATTGAAAATTGGAAGGATAACGCTCGTCACAAAATAGCTCAAAAACTAGGTCAGGAGTTGTGGTATGAAAGTTTTGCAACGAGGATCTGCAAGGTGGAGCGACTTGGGCTTTTTAAAGTTGATGAGGGTGAAAAAATGATATCTAAATAA
- a CDS encoding LysR family transcriptional regulator: protein MIDPLEGRFFQTFIAVLEEKNFSRAAEKLGYVQSTITTHIQLLEKICGQRLFHRLPREVKPTEAGITFSKFAYQYIHLSSCIQESMDALDQPHGTVRVKMQESFFLTRMLPFMQRYIKECPEVKLRVEAGFYQDILDGVLDFAVDFGIVPQNPDRHDILFYPLIEENIVFTASPELAQEVKVLGVQALNGEISISGGISCLYHTKASEVLKKSGVQVKDALELASLEMIKQVVRCGKSFALIPEIAIKKELQLGELKVLPFSPKMNFTHGLIVHKDRELTFTAKCFQSQLIDFFSNEEKC, encoded by the coding sequence ATGATTGATCCATTAGAAGGACGATTTTTTCAAACATTCATAGCGGTGCTGGAGGAAAAAAATTTTAGCCGTGCGGCTGAAAAGTTAGGCTATGTTCAATCGACTATAACTACCCACATTCAGTTATTAGAAAAAATCTGTGGTCAAAGATTATTTCATCGACTTCCTCGTGAGGTTAAGCCCACAGAGGCAGGAATAACATTCTCTAAATTTGCTTACCAATACATCCATTTGAGCAGCTGTATTCAGGAAAGCATGGATGCACTGGATCAACCACATGGAACTGTTCGAGTCAAAATGCAGGAATCTTTTTTTCTCACCCGCATGCTGCCGTTTATGCAGCGATACATCAAGGAATGCCCTGAAGTGAAGCTACGTGTGGAAGCAGGTTTTTATCAAGATATTCTGGATGGAGTATTAGATTTTGCCGTCGACTTTGGAATCGTTCCTCAAAATCCAGATCGTCATGACATTCTTTTTTATCCGCTAATAGAGGAAAACATTGTATTTACTGCATCACCAGAATTAGCCCAGGAGGTTAAAGTTTTAGGTGTTCAAGCTCTAAACGGGGAGATCTCTATCAGTGGCGGAATATCTTGCTTGTATCATACTAAAGCAAGTGAAGTTTTAAAAAAATCTGGAGTGCAAGTTAAAGATGCATTAGAACTAGCAAGTCTTGAAATGATTAAACAGGTTGTACGCTGTGGTAAAAGCTTTGCTCTTATTCCTGAAATAGCTATAAAAAAAGAACTGCAACTCGGAGAACTTAAGGTTTTACCGTTCAGCCCTAAGATGAATTTTACGCATGGTCTAATTGTTCACAAGGACCGGGAGTTGACTTTTACTGCCAAATGTTTTCAATCACAACTTATTGATTTTTTTAGCAACGAAGAAAAATGTTAG